The Temnothorax longispinosus isolate EJ_2023e chromosome 4, Tlon_JGU_v1, whole genome shotgun sequence genome has a window encoding:
- the LOC139811581 gene encoding cytochrome c: MGDAINGKKLFMKLCASCHTTEKGGKHKIGPNLHDIMGKTCGTIPGFNFTETLKEKAIVWDEKTLNDYLEIPKKFIPGTKMAFYGVKKAEDRRDLIAFLATLK, from the exons ATGGGTGACGCGATCAATggtaagaaattatttatgaagttGTGCGCTTCATGTCATACCACGGAAAAGGGTGGAAAACATAAGATAGGTCCTAACCTGCATGACATCATGGGCAAAACTTGCGGAA cTATTCCGGGATTTAATTTCACGGAAACTCTGAAGGAAAAAGCTATTGTATGGGATGAGAAGACTTTAAACGACTACCTcgaaattcccaaaaaatttatCCCGGGAACAAAAATGGCATTCTACGGTGTCAAGAAGGCCGAAGATCGAAGAGATTTGATCGCTTTCTTAGCTACTTTGAAATAA
- the LOC139812136 gene encoding uncharacterized protein, with protein sequence MTENKKNDTKGQAPDGGWGWFVCLGSSLIALSLRSLDPSFGLLFKDLLEDLNVDSTGTSVIMSVLDAIVNFSGFLVGPLLKRYSYRQVAFFGSLLSCSGLIITSQADSMLYIICSYSVLGGLGTGLAMACSFIALNTFFDKKRGQAVGFSMAGTALAMMVVPLLIHMLLDIYGFRGTTLIVGGWALHSVIGSCLLRPLEERPSPPPVKKKPDKDREHEALLIKPNPSGARRMSNGSMWTKDQDTENGSISPKKESFMTKIKATFDLDLLKNFTYLNVVLGCSFVYVAESNFKLMTPFFLSDIGMTKAEVAFCLSLTAFTDILARLLLPTLFDKFGWKKRIVFWISSLFIGITRSILAEQSERTPLIVMFVIAGFLRGATLVNLNLCISECCTLKRLPSAFGIFMVFKGLCVVTMSPLIGYIRDVSDSYKICIHVMTGMILTTFIVWSIEFLYGIFYRQLIIVKKLQQQVVAEYCRKRLSNWTDTCGTVIDTIDRMTRGVVDRGWAWAIVIGVTVINLAVLPVQQCFGLIFAERFASLGITATQTSLILHLNGTITCSLGLISGPMMKRFAFRQVAYFGSLTVVLGICAAAFAVSLSTLIITYCVIIGIGQGIIFPATTLALNTYFRKKRNVAMGFSVTLTGLGPILMPLLIDVLLGNFATTGALLILGGIALHSLIGASLLRPFGKQKEIVLVDKITDISKEESSRVDNEANVENNAVQNRLLSDENNEEERQPNHRPKNSETEVKSRHTSFLRKIVANMDLDLLRDNRYIAIVLGMGVSLVAETNFNATIPFVLAELANLDRTSIATVMSIQAAADITGRLCVPLLAQKTGWTCRNLYVMSLLGSILGRTILSTWGDTYVIVIGVALIVGMAKGTKAVFQALIIPDYVPLERLPAASGIQMVCNGILSISVGPIIGLVHDSTDSYVGALYFTSFLSLSCVFLWSIGGLWALGRNTLKLNQRNPSGEQENSHENT encoded by the exons atgacagaaaacaagaaaaatgaTACTAAAGGACAAGCTCCAGATGGTGGCTGGGGTTGGTTTGTTTGTCTTGGAAGCAGTCTAATTGcg CTCTCTTTGCGATCCTTGGATCCATCATTCGGATTGCTTTTCAAAGATCTATTAGAGGATCTCAATGTCGACTCCACAGGAACATCAGTTATAATGAGCGTCTTAGATGCCATTGTCAATTTTTCTG GTTTCCTAGTCGGTCCATTACTAAAAAGATATTCTTACCGACAAGTAGCATTTTTTGGATCTTTATTAAGCTGCAGTGGTTTAATAATTACATCGCAAGCTGATAGTATGctgtatattatttgttccTATAGCGTGTTAGgag GTCTAGGTACTGGCCTTGCCATGGCTTGCTCCTTCATCGCCTTGAATACGTTCTTCGACAAAAAACGTGGACAAGCAGTGGGTTTTTCCATGGCGGGAACGGCGTTGGCAATGATGGTCGTACCGTTG TTAATACATATGCTGCTGGACATATACGGATTTCGCGGCACAACGCTCATCGTCGGAGGATGGGCATTACATTCTGTGATAGGATCATGTTTGTTACGTCCACTTGAAGAACGACCATCGCCACCGCCAGtcaaa aaaaagcCTGATAAAGACCGAGAGCACGaagctttattaataaaaccaAATCCTTCTGGAGCACGAAGGATGTCAAATGGATCAATGTGGACCAAGGATCAAGATACAGAAAATGGATCAATCTCACCTAAGAAGGAATCGTTCATGACGAAGATAAAAGCAACTTTTGACTTGGATCTTCTAAAAAATTTCACGTACTTAAATGTCGTTTTAGGCTGCAGCTTCGTTTACGTGGCTGAGTCAAACTTCAAACTGATGactcctttctttctctcggaTATCG GAATGACGAAAGCGGAGGTCGCCTTTTGCCTGTCCCTGACTGCGTTCACCGATATCCTCGCTAGACTTCTGTTGCCGACGCTATTCGACAAATTCGGCTGGAAAAAGCGCATAGTCTTTTGGATTTCCAGCCTCTTTATTGGGATCACGCGCTCCA taTTAGCGGAACAATCGGAAAGAACACCATTGATTGTCATGTTCGTAATAGCTGGATTTTTGCGTGGCGCTACATTAGTGAATTTAAATCTCTGTATATCCGAGTGTTGTACTTTGAAGAGGCTACCAAGTGCATTTGGAATATTTATGGTGTTTAAGGGCTTATGCGTAGTCACCATGAGTCCTTTAATTG GATACATCAGAGATGTCAGTGATAGCTACAAGATCTGTATTCACGTGATGACCGGCATGATACTTACCACATTTATCGTGTGGagcattgaatttttatatggtATCTTTTATAGACAACTTATCATAGTTAAGAAATTGCAACAGCAAGTTGTAGCAGaata TTGTCGGAAAAGATTATCAAATTGGACGG ACACTTGCGGAACGGTGATTGATACGATTGATAGAATGACACGTGGCGTAGTAGATCGGGGCTGGGCATGGGCGATCGTTATCGGCGTGACTGTTATTAAT CTAGCCGTGCTCCCGGTCCAGCAATGTTTCGGCCTTATTTTCGCGGAACGTTTCGCAAGCCTCGGCATCACTGCGACGCAAACAAGTCTGATTCTTCATCTTAATGGAACAATAACATGCAGCCTCGGCCTGATAAGCGGTCCGATGATGAAGAGATTCGCCTTTCGTCAGGTCGCATATTTCGGCAGCCTAACAGTCGTCCTCGGAATCTGCGCCGCTGCCTTCGCCGTGTCTCTCTCGACTCTTATTATCACTTATTGCGTTATCATTG GCATAGGCCAAGGAATCATTTTTCCAGCGACAACGTTAGCTTTGAACACATACTTCCGCAAGAAACGCAACGTGGCCATGGGTTTTTCAGTTACGTTAACCGGTCTGGGCCCGATCTTAATGCCCCTTTTGATAGACGTACTTCTCGGGAATTTTGCCACGACTGGCGCTCTCCTGATCCTTGGTGGAATCGCCTTGCACTCTCTCATTGGTGCGTCGCTATTAAGACCGTTCGGAAAGCAGAAAGAG ATTGTTCTGGTAGACAAAATTACCGATATATCGAAAGAGGAAAGTTCACGTGTTGATAATGAGgcaaatgtagaaaataacgCCGTTCAAAACCGGTTATTAAGTGACGAGAACAATGAAGAGGAAAGACAACCGAATCATCGGCCAAAGAATAGCGAGACTGAAGTGAAAAGTAGACATACCTCGTTCCTTAGAAAAATTGTTGCGAACATGGATCTCGATCTTCTTCGTGATAATCGTTATATAGCGATAGTTCTAG GTATGGGCGTCTCGTTGGTGGCCGAAACGAACTTCAACGCAACGATACCTTTCGTCCTGGCCGAATTGGCGAATCTCGACCGAACGTCGATCGCTACAGTGATGTCGATTCAAGCCGCCGCGGACATCACGGGGCGCCTTTGCGTACCGTTGCTGGCGCAAAAAACCGGCTGGACATGCAGGAATCTTTATGTGATGTCCCTGCTGGGATCGATCCTCGGAAGGACTA TTTTGTCGACGTGGGGTGATACCTACGTCATCGTGATCGGAGTAGCTCTGATCGTCGGAATGGCAAAGGGAACCAAAGCTGTCTTCCAAGCTCTAATCATTCCCGATTACGTACCATTGGAGAGGCTGCCGGCTGCATCCGGTATTCAGATGGTTTGTAACGGCATCCTGTCTATCAGCGTGGGACCAATTATCG gtTTGGTGCACGATTCAACAGATAGTTACGTGGGTGCGCTTTATTTCACATCCTTTCTCAGCCTGTCCTGTGTCTTCCTGTGGTCGATAGGTGGACTATGGGCTCTCGGTAGAAATACTCTAAAGTTGAATCAGCGAAATCCATCGGGAGAACAAGAAAATTCTCACGAAAATACGTAA
- the LOC139811200 gene encoding uncharacterized protein isoform X2 — MASSLFNSVFMINYSIASLLTNTLMKRYSTRPVGTVGALFFALPNIALAFVRNIYDMAFICFLQGFGSGLIHTITNTVFNSYFVKKRAKVMYASQAIIALGGIVYPMLCERMVPLYGFRGTAAIIGALSLNSVVGMTMMHPVEWHAKNPAEVRAERAREKEQVFRKLALSNRRSTIDVIHSSSKTKWSSLRSLKEERGTNTPLLNEVFKPSAQRVASVSTIESEMRWRAKSGSIWESLSRRTSAISASSLVNLATRTTYVLSDIRLHLEKKYSERRTDKETQEKEEKQKKEIQKKKEEENKEIQEEEEKQKKETQEKEEKPDKEIQEKGEKQDIEKEQKAIKYKIILRDLVDMSLVKNICFINLCFGVHFVGTADFCFSSLLPLIMTDAGHSKAYAALSVTISGIAELASKILLSIFTLIINVKSKYIFFIATILMGFARMGFLLYEGTIKGALITIMLIGAVRSWLLVTLPLVIIEDLNIEKFASAYGLGAVISTLVTIIFGAIVGIIKDWTGSYEIYQISLLVLNSVFILPWVLQFIFVDFRKWRKQRAQETNTKFIDCRWE, encoded by the exons ATGGCATCGAGTCTCTTCAATTCCGTCTTTATGATCAATTATTCTATTGCCA GTTTGCTCACCAATACATTGATGAAAAGATATTCTACAAGACCGGTTGGAACTGTGGGTGCACTCTTCTTCGCGTTACCTAACATAGCCCTGGCCtttgttagaaatatatacgaCATggcttttatttgttttctacAAGGTTTTGGATCGGGCTTGATTCATACAATTACTAATACGGTTTTCAACTCGTACTTCGTAAAGAAAAGAGCGAAA GTGATGTATGCGTCGCAAGCCATTATTGCATTAGGCGGAATTGTTTATCCTATGTTGTGCGAAAGGATGGTGCCGTTGTACGGTTTTCGCG GTACTGCGGCAATCATAGGTGCTCTAAGCCTTAATAGCGTCGTTGGAATGACAATGATGCATCCCGTGGAATGGCACGCCAAAAATCCGGCAGAAGTTCGTGCTGAAAGAGCGCGCGAAAAGGAACAAGTCTTTCGAAAATTGGCACTATCGAATCGTCGTTCAACCATCGACGTAATTCACTCATCTTCCAAAACTAAATGGAGCAGTCTTCGTAGTCTCAAGGAAGAAAGGGGCACAAATACACCATTGCTAAATGAAGTTTTTAAG cCTTCTGCACAAAGAGTTGCGTCAGTCTCAACAATTGAGAGCGAAATGCGTTGGAGAGCGAAATCAGGATCTATATGGGAAAGTTTATCGAGGCGTACATCGGCTATCTCGGCCTCTAGCTTAGTTAATTTGGCGACTCGCACGACTTATGTACTAAGCGACATACGGCTTCATCTAGAAAAGAAGTATAGTGAAAGACGAACAGATAAAGAAACGcaggagaaggaagagaaacaaaaaaaggaaatccagaaaaagaaagaggaagaaaataaagaaatccaggaggaggaagagaaacaaaaaaaggaaacccaggagaaggaagaaaaaccAGATAAGGAAATCcaagagaaaggagaaaaacaAGACATTGAGAAAGAACAAAAGGCAATAAA GTATAAAATCATTCTGAGAGATCTAGTGGATATGTCTCTGGTGAAGAATATCTGTTTCATAAATTTGTGCTTCGGCGTCCATTTCGTGGGTACTGCCGACTTTtgtttctcttctctccttccTCTTATAATGACCGATGCGGGACACTCGAAAGCCTATGCCGCACTGAGCGTCACAATCAGTGGAATAGCCGAGCTGGCGTCGAAAATTTTACTGTCAATTTTTACactaataataaacgtaaaatcaaagtatatattctttattgccACAATCTTGATGGGATTCGCAAGAATGG GATTCCTGCTATATGAGGGTACGATAAAAGGCGCGTTAATTACGATAATGTTAATTGGAGCCGTGCGATCGTGGCTGCTGGTCACGCTGCCTTTAGTTATCATAGAAGATCTCAACATAGAAAAATTTGCCTCGGCTTATGGCCTCGGCGCTGTCATCAGCACTttagttacaataattttcGGCGCCATCGTAG GAATTATTAAGGATTGGACTGGTAGCTacgaaatatatcaaatttcttTACTAGTGTTAAATAgtgtatttattttaccttgGGTTTTGCAATTCATCTTTGTAGACTTCAGAAAATGGCGGAAGCAACGCGCGCAAGAAACtaacacaaaatttatcgACTGTCGATGGGAATGA
- the LOC139811156 gene encoding uncharacterized protein translates to MFTKVPPNGGWGWIIVLAGALSGLSTIPILQVFGLIFKDSFATLNLTATDTSVIINVNLAFGMILGLINGPLLKIYGYRRVALTGSIMYAVGVILTAFANSFALIIICYGVLASIGISMSMSAFSLATNSYFTTKRSRAVGMGMTVTGLGPILMPQIASFLLSYYGIQGTILILGAYSFHSMIGALLLHPIKWHMKNAPICLETIPENPKTLTDINDKQDTLNCYEEDESIHSSMPAINYQRKRRLTVSSIDHDVEVGSIYGFDTPLPRQISTDGTSRSRLNLSYDPNYDTEMLMMNGTSKTNLPKYPWWNLSRSVDSVHLGSSIKIFDEPIPITKKLTFVDNDVSKNNGTSQNVVEKDSLLEKEADKCSINENNDSSDKNNSACHRILQRVSDLYDFDLLRDPIYVNIMLGMSIAIFAEINFSMLTPFILADMGLTTAKIANVMSIIAIVDLVLRGAAPYLGEWLRLSSRMMYMLSLFLLIISRTSLIFANSYATMVAVAIGLGAAKGIRSVYMVLVVPSYVPIQKLPNASGIQMLTNGLFLMSAGPMLGLLRDNTGNYTICIILLNCVTAITLCIWTIEMLIRRKSLARQKSQLSGTS, encoded by the exons atgtttacaaaaGTGCCGCCGAATGGGGGGTGGGGATGGATCATTGTGTTAGCTGGAGCACTGAGTGGC ctaTCAACTATCCCAATTTTGCAAGTATTCGGattgatatttaaagattcTTTTGCCACGCTTAATCTGACTGCAACAGACACGTCAGTTATAATCAATGTAAATTTGGCATTCGGTATGATACTCGGCTTAATCAATGGGCCTCTCTTGAAGATCTACGGTTATAGAAGAGTGGCGCTGACCGGAAGTATAATGTATGCAGTTGGTGTAATACTGACGGCATTTGCCAACAGCTTtgctcttattattatttgttatggAGTGCTAGCCT CTATTGGTATAAGTATGTCGATGTCTGCATTCTCTCTGGCGACTAATAGTTACTTTACTACGAAACGATCACGAGCTGTAGGCATGGGAATGACTGTCACAGGGCTGGGTCCAATTCTTATGCCTCAAATAGCATCTTTCTTACTTTCATATTATGGTATTCAG gGAACCATCTTGATACTTGGCGCTTACAGTTTTCACTCGATGATAGGCGCATTATTGCTACATCCGATCAAATGGCATATGAAAAACGCACCCATTTGCTTAGAGACAATCCCTGAAAATCCTAAGACTTTGACTGACATAAATGATAAACAAG ATACATTGAATTGTTACGAGGAAGATGAAAGTATACACTCTTCGATGCCGGCAATAAATTatcagagaaaaagaagactAACCGTATCCAGCATTGATCACGATGTCGAAGTTGGAAGCATTTATGGATTCGATACACCATTACCCCGACAAATTTCTACAGACGGAACCAGTAGGAGCCGACTTAATC tATCGTACGACCCAAATTACGACACCGAAATGTTGATGATGAACGGTACATCAAAAACGAATTTACCAAAATATCCATGGTGGAATTTAT caagAAGCGTAGATAGTGTTCATCTCGGTAGTagcataaaaattttcgacgAGCCTATTCCAATAACGAAAAAATTGACATTTGTCGATAATGATGTAAGCAAAAATAATGGTACAAGTCAGAACGTTGTGGAAAAGGATTCGCTATTAGAAAAAGAGGCAGATAAATGTTCAATCAACGAAAATAATGACAGCAG cgacaaaaataattcggCCTGTCACCGAATTCTACAACGAGTGTCTGACCTTTACGACTTCGATCTTCTGCGCGACCCGATTTACGTGAACATCATGTTGGGGATGTCAATCGCGATTTTCGCCGAGATAAACTTCTCCATGCTGACGCCGTTCATCCTCGCTGACATGGGCTTGACAACGGCAAAAATTGCCAACGTCATGAGTATCATCGCGATAGTTGATCTCGTTCTCAGAGGCGCGGCACCCTATCTGGGGGAGTGGCTGCGTCTATCGTCCAGGATGATGTACATGCTCAGCTTGTTTCTTCTGATAATTAGCAGAACCT CGCTGATATTTGCGAATAGCTACGCTACGATGGTGGCCGTCGCGATCGGTTTGGGAGCAGCGAAAGGAATTCGATCGGTGTATATGGTCTTGGTCGTACCCAGCTACGTTCCCATTCAAAAGTTACCCAACGCATCAGGAATTCAGATGCTGACCAACGGACTGTTCCTCATGAGCGCTGGTCCTATGCTCG GTTTATTACGGGATAATACTGGAAATTACACCATCTGTATTATCCTACTCAACTGCGTGACCGCTATTACGTTATGTATTTGGACAATAGAGATGCTTATTCGAAGGAAATCTCTTGCCCGGCAAAAATCACAATTATCCGGAACATCTTAG
- the LOC139811200 gene encoding uncharacterized protein isoform X1, translated as MTVTKVNGTTINAPNINNAVESEKKNAIAKIEKLINEENEITLEDLAPDGGWGWMIALAMILILFTTTGPSSSFAIIFGDFLEDSGQAGMASSLFNSVFMINYSIASLLTNTLMKRYSTRPVGTVGALFFALPNIALAFVRNIYDMAFICFLQGFGSGLIHTITNTVFNSYFVKKRAKVMYASQAIIALGGIVYPMLCERMVPLYGFRGTAAIIGALSLNSVVGMTMMHPVEWHAKNPAEVRAERAREKEQVFRKLALSNRRSTIDVIHSSSKTKWSSLRSLKEERGTNTPLLNEVFKPSAQRVASVSTIESEMRWRAKSGSIWESLSRRTSAISASSLVNLATRTTYVLSDIRLHLEKKYSERRTDKETQEKEEKQKKEIQKKKEEENKEIQEEEEKQKKETQEKEEKPDKEIQEKGEKQDIEKEQKAIKYKIILRDLVDMSLVKNICFINLCFGVHFVGTADFCFSSLLPLIMTDAGHSKAYAALSVTISGIAELASKILLSIFTLIINVKSKYIFFIATILMGFARMGFLLYEGTIKGALITIMLIGAVRSWLLVTLPLVIIEDLNIEKFASAYGLGAVISTLVTIIFGAIVGIIKDWTGSYEIYQISLLVLNSVFILPWVLQFIFVDFRKWRKQRAQETNTKFIDCRWE; from the exons ATGACGGTGACAAAAGTCAACGGTACGACGATAAATGCGCCCAATATTAACAACGCTGTCGAAAGTGAAAAGAAGAATGCAATCGCAAAGATAGAAAAACTGATTAATGAAGAGAATGAAATTACTCTGGAAGATTTAGCGCCAGATGGTGGCTGGGGATGGATGATTGCATTGGCAATGATATTAATTCTc TTTACTACGACAGGCCCATCATCATCATTTGCTATAATTTTTGGCGATTTTCTTGAAGATTCCGGCCAGGCAGGCATGGCATCGAGTCTCTTCAATTCCGTCTTTATGATCAATTATTCTATTGCCA GTTTGCTCACCAATACATTGATGAAAAGATATTCTACAAGACCGGTTGGAACTGTGGGTGCACTCTTCTTCGCGTTACCTAACATAGCCCTGGCCtttgttagaaatatatacgaCATggcttttatttgttttctacAAGGTTTTGGATCGGGCTTGATTCATACAATTACTAATACGGTTTTCAACTCGTACTTCGTAAAGAAAAGAGCGAAA GTGATGTATGCGTCGCAAGCCATTATTGCATTAGGCGGAATTGTTTATCCTATGTTGTGCGAAAGGATGGTGCCGTTGTACGGTTTTCGCG GTACTGCGGCAATCATAGGTGCTCTAAGCCTTAATAGCGTCGTTGGAATGACAATGATGCATCCCGTGGAATGGCACGCCAAAAATCCGGCAGAAGTTCGTGCTGAAAGAGCGCGCGAAAAGGAACAAGTCTTTCGAAAATTGGCACTATCGAATCGTCGTTCAACCATCGACGTAATTCACTCATCTTCCAAAACTAAATGGAGCAGTCTTCGTAGTCTCAAGGAAGAAAGGGGCACAAATACACCATTGCTAAATGAAGTTTTTAAG cCTTCTGCACAAAGAGTTGCGTCAGTCTCAACAATTGAGAGCGAAATGCGTTGGAGAGCGAAATCAGGATCTATATGGGAAAGTTTATCGAGGCGTACATCGGCTATCTCGGCCTCTAGCTTAGTTAATTTGGCGACTCGCACGACTTATGTACTAAGCGACATACGGCTTCATCTAGAAAAGAAGTATAGTGAAAGACGAACAGATAAAGAAACGcaggagaaggaagagaaacaaaaaaaggaaatccagaaaaagaaagaggaagaaaataaagaaatccaggaggaggaagagaaacaaaaaaaggaaacccaggagaaggaagaaaaaccAGATAAGGAAATCcaagagaaaggagaaaaacaAGACATTGAGAAAGAACAAAAGGCAATAAA GTATAAAATCATTCTGAGAGATCTAGTGGATATGTCTCTGGTGAAGAATATCTGTTTCATAAATTTGTGCTTCGGCGTCCATTTCGTGGGTACTGCCGACTTTtgtttctcttctctccttccTCTTATAATGACCGATGCGGGACACTCGAAAGCCTATGCCGCACTGAGCGTCACAATCAGTGGAATAGCCGAGCTGGCGTCGAAAATTTTACTGTCAATTTTTACactaataataaacgtaaaatcaaagtatatattctttattgccACAATCTTGATGGGATTCGCAAGAATGG GATTCCTGCTATATGAGGGTACGATAAAAGGCGCGTTAATTACGATAATGTTAATTGGAGCCGTGCGATCGTGGCTGCTGGTCACGCTGCCTTTAGTTATCATAGAAGATCTCAACATAGAAAAATTTGCCTCGGCTTATGGCCTCGGCGCTGTCATCAGCACTttagttacaataattttcGGCGCCATCGTAG GAATTATTAAGGATTGGACTGGTAGCTacgaaatatatcaaatttcttTACTAGTGTTAAATAgtgtatttattttaccttgGGTTTTGCAATTCATCTTTGTAGACTTCAGAAAATGGCGGAAGCAACGCGCGCAAGAAACtaacacaaaatttatcgACTGTCGATGGGAATGA